The nucleotide sequence GCGGAAAATCGTTTTTCGTCAGGTAATAGCCAGCTACGCCACAAATCACGAGCAAAATCAAGTCAAACGTACTGATTTGCACAGCGTACACACCGAAAACGGAAATCGCGATAATGAGGGGAATCAGGAAATGGGACGGTGTTTCAATTATTTTTGCAAACACTTTCACTAAGGGCATATTCAAAACCAGCAGCATCACATTCCCGATAAACATACTCGCAATTAAACCCCAAGCAATTTGCGGATGATCAGCGAATAAGAGTGGTCCCGGTTGTACGTTATACATCAACAATGCACCCATTAAAATCGCAGTCGTACCAGACCCCGGAATCCCCAACGTCAACAGTGGAATCATCGCACCGCCAGAAGCAGCATTGTTTGCAGACTCCGGCGCTGCTACACCTGCGATCGCTCCTTTTCCAAAGCGACTAGGATCTTTGCTCAGCTTTTTCTCAAAAATATACGAGAAGAAGGATGCGAGAGTAGCGCCAGCACCAGGCAAAACACCAATGAAAAACCCGAGCAACGAACCGCGTGTAATCGGTCCGGCACTTTCTTTCAAGTCTTGCTTGGTAGGGAGTACTCGCCCCACTTTAATAATTTCTTTGGTCGATTGGTCGTCTTCCAGGATTGTCTTGAATACTTCTCCAAGGGCAAACAAACCAACTGCTATCGTGAGGAACTCCAAGCCTTGATACAAATCGGGAATATCGTAGGTAAACCGCGCCACACCCGAAACGGTATCCATCCCAATTGTCGCAAGCAAGAGTCCCATGACTGTCATAATGAGGGCTTTGGTCATCGACTTCCCCCCCAGTCCACTGACCGCACACAAACCGAGAAGCATGAGGGAGAAATATTCAGCAGGGCCGAATTTCAAAGCGAGATCGGATAATGGATCAGCCAAAAACACAAGAGCAATCAACGCCACGAGCCCCGCGACAAAAGAACCTATCGCTGCAATCGACAACGCTGCGCCAGCACGTCCCTGTTTGGCCATCTGATAGCCGTCCAATGTGGTAACGACAGAAGAGGATTCACCCGGCGTATTTAACAAAATGGATGTTGTGGAACCACCGTACATTGCGCCATAGTAAACGCCAGCCAGCAAAATCAGTGCGCTAGCCGCCGCACTTTCAGGAGGTAAGCCAGAAGTCAAGGAAGCCGTAACGGGCATCAATAAAGCGACTCCGCTCATTGGACCGATGCCGGGAAGGACCCCTACCGCAGTACCGATCAGAACGCCAATAAAGGCAAAGACAAGATTATGCCACTGTAAGGCAACGAGAAACCCATCCGCCAAAAATTGCAATGCACTCATGCTAACCTATCCCCTCCCTAGACGCCTAGCCAGGCAGGTAGTCCTGGAAGCGTACCTTTTAGCAAATGCACATAGATGACATACACGCCTACTGAAAACAGTAAGGAAACGATTCCCGATTTAAGAACGCTTTTACTTCCCATCATGGTGAAGGCGTACAAAAGGAAAGCGAAGCTCGCGATGACATAACCGAGTTTCTCCAGTAACAATACATACAAGACTGTCGCTGCCAAAATGAATAAAAATCGCTTGTATCGCAATGGAGTCTGTGACTCGGATGAGGACGTAGCCACGCCTTTCTTGTAGGTCTCCCACAACAGTCGCAAGCTCAACAAGATCAGGATGACGCCAAGTCCAAATGGAAACATATTCGGTCCGACCTGACTTCCATATGCACTAGACGAAATATTTTGACTTTCAGCGATAAAGAGTGCACCTACTAGCGCAAAAAACAGGCTGCCGATACGATCAAACATCAGGTTCATGTATACCTCCTAAGGTGTGGAAAAAGGAGGGGATGCCCCTCCTCTCCCTACTTCGACATACCAAGTGATGTCAACAGTTCTTTGACCTGCTTATCTTGTTCTTCCAGGAATGCGGAGAAAGCAGCAGCGTCCTTGTACTCGCTTTCCCAACCGTTTGCTGCCAATTCTTTTGTCCATGTCTCATGCGTAGAAAGTTCTTTCAGCTTTGCATCCCAGTAAGCTTTTGCGTCTGCTGGCATATCAGCTGGACCGAAGACACCGCGCCAAATGGTGAACGTCGCGTCAACGCCTTGTTCTTTTAACGTCGGAATATCTTTCAAATCGCCGCCGAGACGTTCATCAGAGGTTACGCCCAGTACGCGAATTTTACCTGCTTTCAGATATTCACCCACGCTGGAAGCATCCGTTGCGATGATATCTGCATTACCACCCAACAACGCTGCCATTGCTTCTCCGCCACCATCATAAGAAACGTATTTTACGTTTTTCGGATCAATTCCGTATTTAGCTGCTGGCATTACGCCGATCAGATGGTCCATTGATCCGGGAGCAGAACCTCCTGCCAGTGTAATTTTGCTTGGATCAGCCTTGATTGCGTCCAGCACGCTCTTGATGTCCTTGTGAGGTGAATCCGCTTTCACAACGAGGGTGCCGAAATCTTTCGTCATCTGCGCCAATGGTGTGACATCTTTGTAGCCAAATGGGCTGTTCCCCTCTTTTTTGTTATTGTTAATCAAGATAGGAGGAGAGCTCACGAATAATTTATAAGGATTGCCTTTGTCTTTGCTTACATACTCTGCCAAGAACACGGTTCCCCCACCACCCGGCTTGTTTTCGACCGTGATGGTTTCTGTCACCAGCTTGCTTTCCGCCAGCACCTTTGCTACCGAGCGGGCTGTCTTATCCCAGCCTCCACCTGCACCGGATGGAGCTACATACACGATCGGCTTTTCTGGGTATTTGGATGCCTCTGCTGCAGGCTGTGGCGCTTGCGCTGGTTGCGTTCCTGGACTTGCTGTTCCTGTATTTCCAGTACCTCCACCACAAGCAGCCAATGCTAGTGTAAGAAAAGTGGACACTGTGATTAGCACTTTTTTTCTTTTCATCAAACAAATAACCCCCTTAACCCGCTTTTTTGTAAGCGCTATCACGCTTGAACATAATGTACCACCGCAGAAGCTGGGGGAATAGTTTTCGTGCATAAGGTCTATTTTGAAAATTAATCACTTTTTGTTCATATTGTTCATGGAACATTATGGGAGATAGCGGTATTTTCTTTCCGGTCTGCCCACTGTTCCATAAATCAAGTCAGCACGCGCCTTTTTTTCCAGGACCAAGTATTCTAAATAGCGTCGCGCCGTTGTTCGACTAGTTCCAATCTCGCGGCCAATTTCCTCTGCCGAGACCCCCTTGTCTCCCGTCTGTCTGATCGCCTCGATCACTTTTTCCAAAGTTAAAAGATCAATTCCTTTTGGTGCAAGTACATCTCGATTTTTGGGGGCGACCAGCCTTCTGGTCAGCATTTGGTCAATCACTTCCTGGTCCACCTCAACGGCTTCCCTCGTTCGAATGACATGCTTGCGATAGCTTTCCAACCGTTCACGAAAACGCTCGAAAACCAGCGGCTTGACGATGTAATCAAATACCCCGCCGCGTAGCGCTTCCTGTACCATTTCCATTTCCTTGGCTGCGGTGATCATGATCACGTCTACTTCGCGGTAATGTTGCCGAATAAACCAGACCAGCTCTGTTCCCAGCATGTCTGGCAAGTACACGTCCAACAAAACGAGCTGAGGGCGCGTATAAGACAGCAATTCTTTGGCATCCGTTCCATTCGTTGCTGTAGCAATTACTTCAAAGCCTTCAATCTTGCTGACAAATCGCTTGTTAATATCGATGATCCGCATATCGTCCTCTACGATGAGAACCTCCAGCTTTCTCAAGACGCCACCTCCATTCTTTTGCGTAGGGATACTGTGAAAAGCGCACCTCCTAGCTCGCTTTTCCCAACGAGAATATAGCCGTCCAATTCGTTAATAATTCCATGAGCCTTAGCCAGACCAATTCCACGATCTTCACCTTTTTTCGTTGAAAAGCCGTGCTCGAATATTTTTTCTCGCAGCTCTTCCACAACTCCCGGTCCCGAGTCCTCGATTTCGAACATAATCTCATCGCCTGTGTCAGACAAATAACACTCCACTCGCTTGTGCTCGACGCTTGGTTCATTGACAGCTTCGAACGCATTTTGGATCAATGTCCCTAATAAAACCACGATCTGCTGTCGGTTGATCGTTGGTGGGAGCTCTTTCAAGTGACTGTCGTGATGGATGACGAACTGAATTTTCAGCTCCTTGGCTCGATTGTGCATGCCTAACAGCAAAGCCCCTATTAACGGATCGGGAATTTGCTTCGCCAAAAACAAAATCATCTCTTGCTGTGCGGACGTTTCACTCGTAATCAGCTCAACCGCTTCCTGAATCGAGCCAAGCTGTAACAAACCAGAAATGGTATACAACAAATTGTGAAATTCATGTGTTTGGGCGCGTAGTACATCCGCATAACGCCTCGCTTGGGACAATTCCGAAGCGAGCTGGTCAATTTCCGATTTGGGACGAAAGCTGCTGACTACGCCTACGACCTTCCCTCCGAACTTGATCGGAAGTCGGTTCACAATAATTTCTTTTCCGCTCATGATCGACTCGCGATCTAATTGATGCTCGCCTGATTCCAGAACTTCTGGCATACGACTGTCTGGTAGCACTTCCACTATTTCTTTGCGATGAAACTCTTCTTCTGGTAAGTTCAGAATACGAATGGCTGCCTTGTTCATCATCGTGATACGATTATTGCGGTCAATCGCCACGATTCCCTCACGGACTGACTCCAGTACAGCATTTCTTTCTACGTATAAGGATGCGATCTCCTCCGGCTCCAATCCCAAAATTAAGCGCTTTAAATAGCGACTGAGTGCAATGGCACCAGCAACACCACACAACAAGGCGAGAAGAGTCAGGATCAGTATGCGGTCTTGATAGAGGTCAATGGCCTCCTCGATATCTTCCACCAGGAATCCAACGGATACGATTCCCATGATGTCCCCTTTTTCATTTTTGATCGGCACCTTTCCACGCAAGGATGGTCCCATACTGCCGACCGCCTTCGATATGTAAGATTGACCATGCGCGAGTCCTGGCTCGTTATCTCCTCCCACCATTTCCTTTCCAATCCGATCCGGAATCGGATGCGCATACCGAATTCCCTCATGGTTTCCCACAACCACAAACTCTGCTCCGGTTTGAACACGGACGTTTTCGGCGATGGGTTGAATGAGCGCAGGAGGGTAATCGCTTGAAAAAGCGCTACGCAGCTCAGGATCGCTGGCAACAATCTTCGCCACACTCAATGCTTTTTTGCCCACTTGCTCTTCGATCGAAGACGCAACAATGGAAGAAAACACGGCTCCAACTGACGAAACAATCAGAATAATAATAATAGTAATCAATAAGATCATTCTGGTTTGCAAAGATAATCGGATTTTTCTTGTCGTCACAGCTCGCTCACCCCTTGCTTCATCTTACCATCCCAATTAGGTAAAAAGGTAGAATCATTCCCATTGTCAATGGCGAAGCTTGTCGTTTCAGGTTGTCTTTTTGCGACGAAAAATCAGGTATTAGGCCTTCTTTCCCCCAATATAATGTTACAACTTGTATTCAAGACAAACTGGGGCGCTTGTCCGAATACGAGACATCTTGAAAAGCAAAGGAGGGAAAGTAGTGAAGACACAAACGGTATCAAATGGAATTGTTACCCTGACGAAGGAAGGCGAAGAGGCAATCAAGAACAGTCCGCTTTATAACGAAGGTCTTCGGCCGACGCGAACAGCAGAACACACCTGGACTTCCTACAACTTCGCCAGCTTGTGGATCGGTATGTCGATCTGTTTGCCGACGTATGCTATGGCGGCAGGGTTAATTTCCTTGGGTATGAACTGGTGGCAGGCCATTTTGACGATCATTCTCGGTAATTGTATTGTCCTTATTCCCATTCTTCTCAACTCTCATGCCGGGACGAAATTTGGCATTCCGTATCCAGTTTTTGCGCGCCTCTGGTTCGGCTCCAAAGGAGCGCACATCCCCGCTGTCGCACGCGGTTTGATTGGTGCGGGCTGGTTTGGCATCAACTGTTGGTTCGGAGGTGCTGCCATTGATACACTCCTCATGTCGATGACAGGCTGGGCGAATGTTCCTGGACATCTCTGGATATCCTTCTTTGGCTTTTGGCTGTTAAACGTATGGGTCGCTTATCGCGGTCCCGAAGCCATCAAAAAAATGGAGGCTTGGGCTGCTCCCGTCCTGATCATCATGAGTTTGGCGCTCCTCGTCTGGGCGCTTACCAAAGCAGGCGGATGGGGACCGATGCTCTCGGCACCTTCGAAATTCACGTCCACTGCCGATTTCCTGAAGGTTTTCTTCCCCGCATTGACGGGAGCCATTGCTTTTTGGGCCACAATGGCTCTCAACATTCCGGATTTCTGTCGGTATGCCAAAAGTCAAAAAGCCCAAGTCATTGGACAATCCTCTTCGCTACCGACCACGATGGGTTTCTTCTCGTTCATCGGGGTAGCTGTCGCTTCTGC is from Brevibacillus brevis and encodes:
- a CDS encoding tripartite tricarboxylate transporter permease translates to MSALQFLADGFLVALQWHNLVFAFIGVLIGTAVGVLPGIGPMSGVALLMPVTASLTSGLPPESAAASALILLAGVYYGAMYGGSTTSILLNTPGESSSVVTTLDGYQMAKQGRAGAALSIAAIGSFVAGLVALIALVFLADPLSDLALKFGPAEYFSLMLLGLCAVSGLGGKSMTKALIMTVMGLLLATIGMDTVSGVARFTYDIPDLYQGLEFLTIAVGLFALGEVFKTILEDDQSTKEIIKVGRVLPTKQDLKESAGPITRGSLLGFFIGVLPGAGATLASFFSYIFEKKLSKDPSRFGKGAIAGVAAPESANNAASGGAMIPLLTLGIPGSGTTAILMGALLMYNVQPGPLLFADHPQIAWGLIASMFIGNVMLLVLNMPLVKVFAKIIETPSHFLIPLIIAISVFGVYAVQISTFDLILLVICGVAGYYLTKNDFPLAPLVLGLVLGPMIENNMRRALTTSNGDFSIFFTKPLSAAFLVCALLWLLIPIFLKRRGKQVIISEEA
- a CDS encoding tripartite tricarboxylate transporter TctB family protein, which codes for MNLMFDRIGSLFFALVGALFIAESQNISSSAYGSQVGPNMFPFGLGVILILLSLRLLWETYKKGVATSSSESQTPLRYKRFLFILAATVLYVLLLEKLGYVIASFAFLLYAFTMMGSKSVLKSGIVSLLFSVGVYVIYVHLLKGTLPGLPAWLGV
- a CDS encoding tripartite tricarboxylate transporter substrate binding protein; its protein translation is MKRKKVLITVSTFLTLALAACGGGTGNTGTASPGTQPAQAPQPAAEASKYPEKPIVYVAPSGAGGGWDKTARSVAKVLAESKLVTETITVENKPGGGGTVFLAEYVSKDKGNPYKLFVSSPPILINNNKKEGNSPFGYKDVTPLAQMTKDFGTLVVKADSPHKDIKSVLDAIKADPSKITLAGGSAPGSMDHLIGVMPAAKYGIDPKNVKYVSYDGGGEAMAALLGGNADIIATDASSVGEYLKAGKIRVLGVTSDERLGGDLKDIPTLKEQGVDATFTIWRGVFGPADMPADAKAYWDAKLKELSTHETWTKELAANGWESEYKDAAAFSAFLEEQDKQVKELLTSLGMSK
- a CDS encoding response regulator; its protein translation is MRIIDINKRFVSKIEGFEVIATATNGTDAKELLSYTRPQLVLLDVYLPDMLGTELVWFIRQHYREVDVIMITAAKEMEMVQEALRGGVFDYIVKPLVFERFRERLESYRKHVIRTREAVEVDQEVIDQMLTRRLVAPKNRDVLAPKGIDLLTLEKVIEAIRQTGDKGVSAEEIGREIGTSRTTARRYLEYLVLEKKARADLIYGTVGRPERKYRYLP
- a CDS encoding ATP-binding protein; the protein is MTTRKIRLSLQTRMILLITIIIILIVSSVGAVFSSIVASSIEEQVGKKALSVAKIVASDPELRSAFSSDYPPALIQPIAENVRVQTGAEFVVVGNHEGIRYAHPIPDRIGKEMVGGDNEPGLAHGQSYISKAVGSMGPSLRGKVPIKNEKGDIMGIVSVGFLVEDIEEAIDLYQDRILILTLLALLCGVAGAIALSRYLKRLILGLEPEEIASLYVERNAVLESVREGIVAIDRNNRITMMNKAAIRILNLPEEEFHRKEIVEVLPDSRMPEVLESGEHQLDRESIMSGKEIIVNRLPIKFGGKVVGVVSSFRPKSEIDQLASELSQARRYADVLRAQTHEFHNLLYTISGLLQLGSIQEAVELITSETSAQQEMILFLAKQIPDPLIGALLLGMHNRAKELKIQFVIHHDSHLKELPPTINRQQIVVLLGTLIQNAFEAVNEPSVEHKRVECYLSDTGDEIMFEIEDSGPGVVEELREKIFEHGFSTKKGEDRGIGLAKAHGIINELDGYILVGKSELGGALFTVSLRKRMEVAS
- a CDS encoding NCS1 family nucleobase:cation symporter-1, with protein sequence MKTQTVSNGIVTLTKEGEEAIKNSPLYNEGLRPTRTAEHTWTSYNFASLWIGMSICLPTYAMAAGLISLGMNWWQAILTIILGNCIVLIPILLNSHAGTKFGIPYPVFARLWFGSKGAHIPAVARGLIGAGWFGINCWFGGAAIDTLLMSMTGWANVPGHLWISFFGFWLLNVWVAYRGPEAIKKMEAWAAPVLIIMSLALLVWALTKAGGWGPMLSAPSKFTSTADFLKVFFPALTGAIAFWATMALNIPDFCRYAKSQKAQVIGQSSSLPTTMGFFSFIGVAVASATVVIYGEALWDPAAVLAKFSPFAIFLGTIGIILATLTTNVAANIVAPARAVENLAPRRLSYETGAIIAGVVSLLMQPWYILENFGNYIFLWLGTYGALLGPIDGIAIADYWLVRKRRIHLTELYKTNGIYNYKTGFNGRAIWAMLIGIAIPFISKYIPGLTIIWDNAWTVGLLISLVLYTWMMKSDASILSANDYEKITANNKQTIAS